From one Paenibacillus terrae HPL-003 genomic stretch:
- a CDS encoding cyclic lactone autoinducer peptide: MVKKIVYGLATSLSMFAAFAVSVASYVYVYQGDTPEELLK, from the coding sequence ATGGTGAAAAAAATCGTATATGGTCTAGCGACATCGTTGTCTATGTTTGCTGCATTTGCTGTATCGGTAGCGAGTTATGTGTATGTCTATCAGGGAGATACGCCCGAGGAGCTGCTTAAATAA
- the rsmD gene encoding 16S rRNA (guanine(966)-N(2))-methyltransferase RsmD, whose protein sequence is MRVVSGSAKGRPLKAVPGTGTRPTTDKVKEALFSMIGPYFDGGVALDLFAGSGGLGIEALSRGMDKAVFIDMETKSIDVIKENLRKTGLEGQAEVFRNDAGRALKALAKRGALFDAVFLDPPYRLKHGDELMSRMAELDLLRSEAVIVLEYESGHEYPESFGPFEQVRKAVYGETTLSIYRFAAEQQDDAEHTEAGMEKSGITESGGEDHHD, encoded by the coding sequence GTGAGAGTGGTATCGGGTAGTGCCAAAGGAAGGCCGTTAAAGGCAGTTCCCGGCACAGGGACGCGGCCGACCACGGATAAGGTCAAGGAAGCGTTATTTAGCATGATAGGTCCTTATTTTGATGGGGGAGTTGCGCTTGATCTGTTTGCAGGCAGTGGCGGCCTGGGTATAGAGGCGCTTAGCCGAGGAATGGACAAGGCAGTCTTTATTGATATGGAAACGAAAAGTATTGATGTCATTAAAGAAAATTTGCGAAAAACCGGATTGGAAGGACAGGCTGAAGTGTTCCGCAATGATGCCGGACGAGCGCTCAAAGCGCTGGCAAAACGTGGAGCTCTTTTTGATGCTGTTTTTCTGGACCCGCCCTATCGTCTCAAGCATGGTGATGAATTGATGAGCCGTATGGCTGAACTGGACTTGCTTCGTTCTGAGGCAGTCATTGTGCTGGAGTATGAGTCGGGACATGAGTACCCGGAAAGCTTTGGGCCATTCGAACAGGTTAGAAAAGCGGTCTATGGCGAAACAACGTTATCTATCTACCGCTTTGCAGCAGAGCAACAGGACGATGCAGAACATACTGAAGCCGGAATGGAAAAGTCCGGCATAACCGAATCAGGCGGGGAGGACCATCATGACTGA
- a CDS encoding APC family permease, protein MLSKVKRLLIGRPRKSTALEDEKLNKLKALAILSSDALSSVAYGTEQILLVLITAGFAALWYSIPISIAVLGLLIILILSYRQTIFSYPGGGGAYIVAQDNLGRAPSLIAGGSLLVDYILTVAVSSSAGTDAITSAFPSLHDHRIAIALIMIIFLTIMNLRGVTESASVLAAPIYLFVVSIFVLIISGIIHYVAGGAHAAAPQFGATVSNVSLFLLLKAFSSGCSALTGVEAVSNAIPNFRKPAAKNAATTLMMMGLILGCMFIGISLLAYWYGVRPNPHETVISQIANATFGRGVMYYIIQGVTALILFLAANTAYSAFPLLAFMLAKDKYMPHMFMVRGDRLGYSNGILFLSIFSALLVIVFGGNTGNLIPLYAVGVFIPFTLSQLGMMIRWIRLKPSGWVVKLAINTVGMLTTLSITLIFIFTKFSQVWMVFIFLPLVLYFFMKINGHYKNTAEQLRIDITKDKPMVKGNTIIIPVAGITRVVMNTISYAKTLSDNVVAVYVGVDDEAIRKMEQKWEEWDVGIRLVVLKSRYRSIINPLRKFIDTVEWKKADEDHITVLIPQFITKHWWENILHNQTSLLMRAYLINYKDVIVTTVPFHLNK, encoded by the coding sequence ATGCTGAGTAAAGTCAAAAGATTACTAATCGGTCGTCCACGGAAATCGACGGCTCTTGAAGATGAAAAATTAAACAAGCTTAAGGCTCTGGCCATCCTGTCCTCGGATGCGTTGTCCTCTGTAGCTTACGGAACGGAGCAAATTCTGCTTGTTTTGATTACAGCGGGCTTCGCTGCCCTATGGTATTCCATTCCTATATCCATCGCGGTATTAGGACTGCTGATTATTCTGATCCTGTCCTACAGACAGACTATTTTTTCCTATCCCGGTGGTGGTGGTGCCTATATCGTCGCTCAGGACAATTTGGGCAGGGCACCGAGTCTGATTGCAGGCGGATCTTTGCTGGTCGATTATATTCTGACGGTAGCAGTTAGCTCGTCGGCGGGAACAGATGCCATTACATCGGCGTTTCCATCATTGCATGATCATCGGATCGCGATTGCACTGATCATGATCATTTTTTTGACCATTATGAACTTGCGCGGGGTAACGGAATCCGCCTCGGTGCTGGCTGCACCGATTTATTTATTCGTGGTTTCGATCTTTGTCCTAATTATTAGCGGTATCATCCATTACGTGGCAGGAGGAGCCCACGCTGCGGCACCGCAATTTGGAGCTACGGTATCCAACGTCAGTCTGTTTCTGCTGTTGAAGGCATTCAGCTCAGGTTGCTCGGCGCTAACCGGGGTAGAGGCTGTCTCGAATGCCATTCCGAACTTCCGCAAGCCTGCTGCCAAAAATGCGGCAACTACGCTGATGATGATGGGCTTGATTCTCGGGTGTATGTTCATCGGAATCAGCCTGCTGGCTTATTGGTATGGTGTTCGTCCAAATCCGCATGAAACGGTCATTTCGCAAATTGCGAACGCCACTTTCGGGCGTGGTGTGATGTATTACATCATTCAGGGCGTGACGGCGCTAATCTTGTTTTTGGCGGCGAATACAGCCTATTCGGCCTTTCCGTTGCTTGCATTTATGCTGGCAAAAGACAAATACATGCCGCATATGTTCATGGTTCGCGGAGATCGGCTCGGTTACTCGAACGGTATTCTGTTTCTGAGTATTTTCTCGGCATTGCTGGTTATCGTATTTGGCGGCAATACGGGAAATCTGATCCCGCTTTATGCTGTAGGGGTATTTATCCCGTTTACGCTTTCCCAGCTCGGAATGATGATTCGCTGGATTCGTCTCAAGCCGTCAGGCTGGGTCGTCAAGCTTGCTATTAATACGGTTGGGATGCTGACCACGCTGTCCATTACGCTTATCTTTATTTTCACCAAGTTTAGTCAGGTGTGGATGGTGTTTATCTTCCTGCCTCTGGTTTTGTATTTCTTTATGAAGATCAATGGACATTACAAAAATACGGCTGAGCAGCTGCGGATCGACATTACGAAGGATAAGCCTATGGTCAAAGGCAATACGATCATTATTCCGGTGGCTGGTATTACAAGGGTCGTGATGAATACGATCAGCTATGCCAAGACCTTGTCGGACAATGTGGTTGCTGTATATGTAGGTGTTGATGATGAAGCGATTCGCAAGATGGAGCAAAAATGGGAAGAGTGGGATGTAGGTATCCGCTTGGTGGTGCTGAAATCCCGTTATCGCAGCATTATTAATCCGCTTCGCAAGTTCATTGATACGGTGGAGTGGAAAAAAGCGGATGAAGATCATATTACCGTTCTTATTCCGCAATTCATCACAAAGCACTGGTGGGAAAATATATTGCACAACCAGACCAGTCTGCTGATGAGAGCTTATCTGATCAATTACAAAGACGTCATCGTAACGACTGTTCCTTTTCATTTAAACAAATAG
- a CDS encoding nucleoside recognition protein encodes MKPLLQKEAHSAPYWTTLLLGLGAILLVLAVVASPEEVFQASAQGLKLWWSIIFPAMLPFLMLSEMLVAFGLVHGLGVLLEPFMRSWFRLPGRSGWVLALGLTAGFPAAAEAVRQWAQQEDMTKRQLGRLTAIAHFCNPITILLVIGTGLLHNAAVGAMLLAVHWISGLLAGWITVRLTASSKESQKRETPVALRRTSVSRTSTPLIRSVWDATRSARERDGRSFGKLLGETVSHAVQTLMMTGGFIIFFSVLIRLLSMYSGQGVFSFIWPAWMEIHLGSYEISRLPYDLRIQAALISAVLGWGGLCGWLQITSVTRPSDKGITFTISRVLHGIIAFVLTLVAWTPLSRMTSNTLPAYVSRSSVSSFAEGGYDPAVHSVMAESSNLWTQLESPSLYPWQLTVLSIALLGAIILTLLVISFITSWWSRHAWR; translated from the coding sequence GTGAAACCTTTGCTGCAAAAGGAGGCCCATTCCGCTCCCTATTGGACAACCCTGTTGCTTGGCCTTGGAGCCATTCTGCTTGTGCTGGCTGTTGTCGCCTCACCGGAAGAGGTGTTCCAAGCCTCTGCCCAAGGGCTTAAGCTATGGTGGAGCATTATTTTTCCGGCCATGCTCCCTTTTTTGATGCTGTCCGAAATGCTTGTAGCCTTCGGTCTGGTACATGGGCTTGGCGTCCTTCTGGAGCCGTTCATGCGCTCCTGGTTCCGTCTTCCGGGGCGAAGCGGTTGGGTACTGGCCCTCGGCCTGACCGCCGGATTTCCGGCTGCTGCGGAAGCTGTGCGCCAATGGGCACAGCAGGAGGATATGACCAAGCGCCAGCTTGGACGACTGACCGCTATCGCTCATTTCTGCAATCCGATTACCATCCTGCTCGTTATCGGGACAGGATTGCTGCATAATGCTGCTGTAGGCGCCATGCTGCTTGCCGTTCACTGGATCTCCGGCCTATTGGCAGGATGGATTACAGTCAGACTGACTGCATCGTCAAAAGAATCGCAAAAACGGGAAACGCCAGTTGCCCTCCGGCGAACCTCTGTTTCCCGTACTTCTACCCCTCTCATCCGGTCCGTATGGGACGCCACACGCTCTGCCAGAGAACGGGACGGCCGCAGCTTCGGAAAGCTGCTGGGCGAAACCGTATCCCATGCGGTACAGACGCTTATGATGACAGGTGGATTCATTATTTTCTTTTCCGTGCTGATTCGGTTACTATCCATGTACTCAGGCCAAGGAGTATTTTCTTTCATATGGCCCGCCTGGATGGAAATCCATCTCGGTTCCTATGAAATCAGCCGTCTGCCATATGATCTTCGCATACAAGCGGCTCTGATCAGCGCTGTACTAGGCTGGGGAGGGCTATGCGGCTGGCTCCAAATCACATCTGTCACCAGACCATCGGACAAAGGCATCACGTTCACCATATCCAGGGTGCTTCATGGTATCATCGCCTTTGTGCTTACACTCGTCGCATGGACGCCTCTTAGCCGTATGACAAGCAATACACTTCCCGCTTATGTTAGCCGTAGCTCTGTTTCTTCCTTCGCGGAAGGTGGTTATGATCCCGCCGTGCATTCCGTCATGGCGGAGAGCAGCAACCTGTGGACACAGTTGGAAAGTCCATCGCTGTATCCCTGGCAACTAACCGTGTTGTCTATTGCGCTTCTGGGCGCGATTATACTTACACTGCTTGTCATTTCCTTTATAACTTCATGGTGGAGTCGCCACGCTTGGCGTTGA
- a CDS encoding accessory gene regulator ArgB-like protein, translating into MIETMAFKLANQIKRTVPDHPASIPVLKYALALIMNASMIIMLTLVASFVTGRTAEAVTILVAFALLRQISGGIHLKTGMACVVATSVAFTAISCISLHGWWTNLFTGLSLLLVLWFAPSRIEKQSRIPSRFYPLLRLLSSLLVCTNFVIGSSVVAVAFLVQSLTLIRGRR; encoded by the coding sequence ATGATTGAAACAATGGCTTTCAAGCTTGCTAACCAGATCAAACGGACTGTGCCGGATCATCCGGCCTCCATCCCGGTGCTTAAATATGCGCTGGCTCTCATTATGAATGCTTCCATGATTATTATGCTGACGTTAGTTGCCTCGTTCGTTACCGGGCGGACGGCAGAAGCTGTGACGATTCTGGTGGCTTTTGCCTTGTTGCGCCAAATATCAGGAGGGATCCATCTAAAAACAGGGATGGCATGTGTTGTGGCAACCTCCGTAGCTTTTACAGCTATATCCTGTATCTCTTTACATGGTTGGTGGACAAACCTCTTCACCGGATTATCCCTGCTTCTTGTCCTATGGTTTGCTCCGTCCAGAATTGAAAAGCAGTCTCGCATTCCATCCCGGTTTTATCCCCTCCTGAGACTGTTATCTTCCCTGCTTGTATGTACTAATTTTGTAATCGGATCCTCTGTAGTGGCTGTAGCTTTCTTGGTCCAAAGCCTGACGTTGATTCGCGGAAGGAGGTGA
- a CDS encoding acyltransferase family protein yields the protein MPGAKGETEHNKLQFVDTLRALAIMGVLLVHVSQHVDGLNGWLQKGLSLGAKGVALFYLASAFTLFLSLSRRMGDRKERVSAYLVRRFFRIAPLYYVMLTIYLVVNGTGPRFWLGDQEGVTVTNIAAHILFLNGLNPYWINSIIGVEWSIAVECMFYLCVPLLFKLIRSIRHAAWFVMSALLLSFGLNTVFANAPWISDHPLWEHYLYLWFPNQLPVFGLGILLFFIWKDERHWKSVDRFSGVLLLGSVLFALCTGMTDYLIGVLLMLGAYALYHWQPFWLLNRGWSWIGCLSYSMYLTHMLALEMVSQIELPFSPVVNLTLVFVMTLLLTTGLSWLTYLWIEQPGIRWGKKIISRMKSVRSQEDSVKESVA from the coding sequence ATGCCAGGAGCCAAAGGTGAAACGGAACATAACAAGCTGCAATTTGTAGATACGCTGAGAGCGCTGGCGATTATGGGCGTATTGCTTGTACATGTCAGCCAGCACGTGGATGGATTGAACGGATGGTTGCAAAAGGGTTTGAGTTTGGGAGCGAAAGGGGTCGCTTTATTTTATCTGGCCAGTGCTTTTACACTCTTTCTGTCTTTGAGCAGACGTATGGGTGACAGAAAAGAGCGTGTCTCCGCGTATCTGGTGCGTCGTTTTTTTCGAATTGCTCCCTTGTATTACGTTATGTTAACCATCTATCTGGTTGTGAACGGGACAGGGCCCCGTTTCTGGCTTGGGGATCAGGAGGGGGTCACTGTCACGAATATCGCAGCTCATATCTTGTTTCTGAATGGCCTGAATCCGTACTGGATCAATAGCATCATCGGTGTGGAATGGTCCATTGCGGTGGAATGTATGTTTTATCTGTGCGTGCCGTTATTATTTAAGCTGATCCGATCGATCCGGCATGCTGCCTGGTTTGTGATGAGCGCGCTTCTACTGAGCTTTGGGCTGAACACAGTGTTTGCGAATGCTCCATGGATCAGTGATCACCCGTTGTGGGAGCATTATCTGTATTTATGGTTTCCGAACCAATTGCCTGTCTTCGGACTGGGTATATTGTTGTTCTTCATATGGAAAGACGAGCGGCATTGGAAAAGTGTGGACCGGTTCAGCGGTGTATTGCTGCTTGGCTCCGTGCTGTTTGCTCTTTGTACAGGTATGACGGATTATCTCATCGGTGTCCTGTTGATGCTGGGAGCCTATGCTTTGTATCACTGGCAGCCATTTTGGCTTTTAAACCGGGGATGGTCATGGATTGGCTGCCTCAGCTACAGTATGTATTTGACGCATATGCTTGCTCTGGAGATGGTAAGCCAGATTGAGCTACCATTTTCCCCCGTTGTTAATTTGACTCTTGTGTTTGTTATGACACTGCTGTTGACCACAGGTTTGTCCTGGCTCACCTATTTATGGATCGAACAACCCGGCATCCGTTGGGGAAAAAAGATCATATCACGTATGAAGTCTGTGCGCTCACAGGAAGATTCGGTCAAGGAAAGTGTTGCCTGA
- the coaD gene encoding pantetheine-phosphate adenylyltransferase, with translation MTEHKPRIAVYPGTFDPVTMGHQDIIQRAARQFDLLIVAVLNNISKNPLFSLEERMELLRTVTRDIPNIEVDSFRDLTANYVREKGAQVIVRGIRSVTDFEYELQLASTNHKLNPDAETIFMMTNPTYSYLSSSMVKEIAHFDGKVVDLVAPEVEDALRAKVNAKRGDSTMKL, from the coding sequence ATGACTGAGCACAAACCACGTATTGCCGTATATCCGGGGACCTTTGATCCCGTGACGATGGGGCATCAGGATATTATTCAAAGAGCGGCGAGGCAGTTTGATCTGCTGATTGTCGCGGTACTTAACAATATTAGTAAAAATCCACTGTTTTCTCTGGAGGAGCGAATGGAACTGCTGCGGACGGTAACCCGCGATATTCCGAACATTGAGGTGGACAGCTTCCGTGACCTGACAGCCAATTATGTACGTGAAAAAGGGGCTCAGGTTATCGTCAGAGGAATCCGGTCAGTGACAGATTTTGAATACGAGCTGCAATTGGCTTCCACAAACCATAAGCTGAACCCGGATGCCGAAACGATCTTTATGATGACGAACCCGACTTATTCATATCTAAGTTCCAGTATGGTGAAGGAAATCGCCCATTTTGACGGCAAGGTCGTAGATCTGGTGGCTCCTGAGGTCGAGGATGCGCTGCGTGCCAAGGTCAACGCCAAGCGTGGCGACTCCACCATGAAGTTATAA